The following are encoded together in the Bacillus sp. NP157 genome:
- a CDS encoding YceI family protein produces MRLCLLAIALFLSAAPLRAADLRIDALHSRAEFSVRLLWVTSVTGRFEGIRGDLSIDPATDTAVVNADIDTARIEMESARLRRWVLAPEFFDAEHYPSIHFVSRPTAVALLSHGGDVEGDLTIRGVTRPVTFRLLANRCPHDAMAGCVLQLQGIIDRTDFGMTGRRGALSDRVNLGMAIVIEAR; encoded by the coding sequence ATGCGCCTTTGTTTGTTGGCGATCGCATTGTTCCTGTCGGCGGCACCCCTCCGTGCCGCCGACCTGCGGATCGATGCCCTGCATTCCCGGGCCGAGTTCAGCGTGCGCCTGCTCTGGGTCACCTCGGTCACGGGCCGCTTCGAAGGCATCCGTGGCGATCTCTCGATCGACCCTGCCACCGACACCGCGGTGGTCAACGCCGACATCGATACCGCGCGCATCGAGATGGAATCCGCACGCCTGCGCCGCTGGGTGCTGGCCCCGGAATTCTTCGACGCCGAGCACTACCCCAGCATCCACTTCGTCTCCAGGCCCACTGCCGTCGCCCTGCTCAGCCATGGCGGCGACGTGGAAGGCGACCTGACCATCCGCGGCGTGACCCGCCCGGTCACCTTCCGCCTGCTGGCCAACCGCTGCCCGCATGACGCCATGGCCGGCTGCGTCCTGCAGCTGCAGGGCATCATCGACCGCACGGACTTCGGCATGACCGGCCGGCGCGGCGCGCTCTCCGACCGGGTGAACCTGGGCATGGCGATCGTCATCGAGGCACGCTGA
- a CDS encoding histidine phosphatase family protein produces the protein MRELILLRHAEADANGKEGKDDRERKLTEHGRNEARAAGQWLAEHEVHYDRVLCSPSERTRETAALALGQVEPVYDDAIYDATVGDLYDLLDTQADVERVVLVGHNPGIEQLVAFLVEGRSEDYRGMPPAGMARLVFDGPLQPGSAKLETFWSPPN, from the coding sequence ATGCGTGAACTCATCCTGTTGCGCCATGCCGAGGCGGATGCCAACGGCAAAGAAGGCAAGGACGACCGCGAGCGAAAGCTCACCGAGCACGGCCGCAATGAAGCCCGTGCCGCTGGCCAGTGGCTGGCCGAGCACGAGGTGCACTACGACCGCGTGCTTTGCTCCCCGTCCGAGCGCACCCGCGAGACCGCGGCGCTGGCGCTGGGCCAGGTCGAGCCGGTCTACGACGACGCGATCTACGACGCCACCGTGGGCGACCTGTACGACCTGCTCGACACCCAGGCCGACGTCGAGCGCGTGGTCCTCGTCGGTCACAATCCCGGCATCGAGCAACTGGTAGCCTTCCTTGTCGAGGGTCGCTCCGAGGACTACCGCGGCATGCCGCCGGCCGGCATGGCTCGCCTGGTGTTCGATGGCCCGTTGCAACCGGGCTCCGCCAAGCTTGAAACCTTCTGGTCCCCGCCTAACTAG
- a CDS encoding ParA family protein — MLTTLVASSKGGCGKTTLVTQLATHWAQAGKHTAIIDADRQHSSLRWAGRRPENVPGVVAIEGSRKAFDRLSDDIQRVIVDTPAGVDEKDLEPYLEKADVILVPVLPSSFDLDATLDFLKILQGINRVKRGKLPVGLVGNRLKPWTNASQQAMADLAEQAPFPVVAELRDSQAYVLLTALGKGIFDYHSENVRGHQDDWAKLLRWIKRST, encoded by the coding sequence ATGCTTACGACGCTCGTGGCAAGCAGCAAGGGTGGTTGCGGCAAGACGACGCTGGTCACCCAGCTCGCGACCCATTGGGCCCAGGCCGGGAAACACACGGCCATCATCGATGCGGACCGGCAGCACTCCAGCCTGCGCTGGGCCGGCCGCCGCCCGGAGAACGTGCCGGGCGTGGTTGCCATCGAAGGCAGCCGCAAAGCCTTCGATCGCCTCTCCGACGACATCCAGCGCGTGATCGTCGATACCCCCGCGGGTGTCGACGAGAAGGACCTGGAGCCTTACCTCGAAAAGGCCGACGTCATCCTCGTGCCCGTCCTGCCGTCGTCCTTCGACCTCGACGCGACGCTGGATTTCCTCAAGATCCTGCAAGGCATCAACCGGGTAAAGCGTGGCAAGCTGCCGGTGGGCCTCGTGGGCAATCGGCTGAAGCCGTGGACGAACGCCAGCCAGCAGGCCATGGCCGACCTGGCCGAACAGGCGCCGTTCCCGGTGGTCGCGGAACTTCGCGATTCACAAGCGTACGTCTTGCTCACGGCGCTCGGTAAGGGCATCTTCGACTATCACTCGGAAAACGTGCGCGGACACCAGGACGACTGGGCGAAACTTCTTCGCTGGATAAAGCGAAGCACCTGA
- the speE gene encoding polyamine aminopropyltransferase, whose product MSQQQLSWFTEAHQASGSSIGFRVERLLHAEKTEFQTIEIYQTTDWGNLMVIDGCVMLTGRDNFLYHEMMTHPALFTHARAKRVVIIGGGDCGTLREVLKHEEVEKATQVEIDERVTRLAEQYFPELCESNNDPRAELLFIDGIKYMAEADPESIDLIIVDSTDPVGPAEGLFNAAFYASCYKALRHGGILVQQSESPLAHIELIKAMRSAMRTSGFKAVRTLPFPQPCYPTGWWSCTMARKDGDLSGFRERGAISKNFATKYYNADIHKGALAQPEFMREALGE is encoded by the coding sequence ATGTCGCAGCAGCAGCTCAGCTGGTTTACCGAGGCCCACCAGGCTTCGGGCTCCTCCATCGGTTTCCGCGTCGAGCGCCTGCTGCACGCCGAGAAGACCGAGTTCCAGACCATCGAGATCTACCAGACCACCGATTGGGGCAACCTGATGGTGATCGACGGCTGCGTGATGCTCACCGGCCGTGACAACTTCCTGTACCACGAGATGATGACCCACCCGGCGCTGTTCACCCACGCCCGCGCCAAGCGCGTGGTGATCATCGGTGGCGGCGATTGCGGCACGCTGCGCGAAGTGCTCAAGCACGAAGAAGTCGAGAAGGCGACCCAGGTCGAGATCGACGAGCGCGTCACCCGCCTCGCCGAGCAGTACTTCCCGGAGCTGTGCGAGTCGAACAACGACCCGCGCGCCGAGCTGCTGTTCATCGACGGCATCAAGTACATGGCCGAAGCGGATCCGGAATCGATCGACCTGATCATCGTCGACTCGACCGACCCGGTCGGCCCGGCCGAAGGCCTGTTCAACGCCGCGTTCTACGCCAGCTGCTACAAGGCCCTGCGCCACGGCGGCATCCTGGTCCAGCAGTCCGAATCGCCGCTGGCCCACATCGAGCTGATCAAGGCCATGCGTTCGGCCATGCGCACCTCGGGCTTCAAGGCCGTGCGCACCCTGCCGTTCCCGCAGCCGTGCTACCCCACCGGCTGGTGGAGCTGCACCATGGCCCGCAAGGACGGCGACCTGTCCGGCTTCCGCGAGCGCGGCGCCATCAGCAAGAACTTCGCCACGAAGTACTACAACGCCGACATCCACAAGGGCGCACTGGCCCAGCCGGAATTCATGCGCGAAGCGCTCGGCGAGTAA
- the speA gene encoding arginine decarboxylase encodes MANWTIDRAKLTYAIPHWSNGYVDVAGDGHLLMRPRGDEGPSLDLAAIVAQATSEGLRLPLLVRFPDILADRLNRLREAFAKAIDDADYAGSYTAIYPIKVNQQRGVVSELVAAGEEGFGLEAGSKPELMAVLAHARPGSMVVCNGYKDREYVRLALIGRKLGLRVHIVVEKLSELDHVLAEAKALDVEPLLGVRVRLASIGAGKWQNTGGDKGKFGLSPGQVLELIERLDAAGLKHTLRLQHFHMGSQISNVRDIAAGMREAVRYFVELHRLGVPIDVVDVGGGLGVDYEGTRSRSFNSINYSLGQYAASVVQPLAEAVAEHGMPAPTIFTESGRAMTAHHAVMVVNVSEVEEVPMGAIDAARPDEPTVLRHLRETHAELDTRPPLELFHEAQHHFAEGQALYALGQLDLRDRATLDDMFYAIANAVRPRLLPAERAHRQALDDLDEKLVDKYFVNFSVFESVPDIWAIDQIFPIVPITRLDEEPTRRGVIADLTCDSDGRIDHYVDAEGVDVSLPLHRLKDGESYRMGIFMVGAYQETLGDIHNLFGDTDAVNVRATGSGYEFAHIRRGDTTDLMLDYVGYDVKALRQAYTDRIAAAGITGAHADELAASLDKGLTGYTYLAETTR; translated from the coding sequence ATGGCGAACTGGACCATCGATCGCGCCAAGCTGACCTACGCGATTCCCCACTGGAGCAACGGCTACGTCGACGTTGCCGGCGACGGCCACCTGCTGATGCGCCCCCGCGGCGACGAAGGCCCGTCCCTCGACCTCGCGGCCATCGTGGCCCAGGCCACCTCCGAAGGCCTGCGCCTGCCGCTGCTCGTCCGTTTCCCCGACATCCTCGCCGACCGCCTGAACCGCCTCCGCGAAGCCTTCGCCAAGGCCATCGACGATGCGGACTACGCCGGCTCGTACACCGCGATCTACCCGATCAAGGTGAACCAGCAGCGCGGCGTGGTCAGCGAACTGGTCGCCGCCGGCGAGGAAGGCTTCGGCCTGGAAGCCGGCTCCAAGCCCGAGCTGATGGCCGTGCTCGCCCATGCCCGCCCGGGCAGCATGGTGGTCTGCAACGGTTACAAGGATCGCGAGTACGTGCGCCTTGCGCTGATCGGCCGCAAGCTGGGCCTGCGCGTGCACATCGTCGTCGAGAAGCTGTCGGAACTGGACCACGTGCTGGCCGAAGCGAAGGCGCTCGACGTCGAGCCGCTGCTCGGCGTGCGCGTCCGCCTGGCCTCGATCGGCGCGGGCAAGTGGCAGAACACCGGCGGCGACAAGGGCAAGTTCGGCCTCAGCCCCGGCCAGGTGCTGGAGCTGATCGAGCGCCTCGACGCCGCCGGCCTGAAGCACACCCTGCGCCTGCAGCACTTCCACATGGGTTCGCAGATCTCCAACGTCCGCGATATCGCCGCGGGCATGCGTGAGGCCGTGCGTTACTTCGTCGAACTGCATCGCCTCGGCGTGCCGATCGACGTGGTCGACGTCGGCGGCGGCCTGGGCGTGGACTACGAAGGGACCCGTTCGCGCAGCTTCAACTCGATCAACTACAGCCTGGGTCAGTACGCCGCCAGCGTGGTCCAGCCGCTGGCCGAGGCCGTGGCCGAACACGGCATGCCGGCGCCGACGATCTTCACCGAGTCGGGCCGCGCGATGACCGCGCACCACGCCGTGATGGTGGTGAATGTCAGCGAAGTGGAAGAGGTGCCGATGGGCGCCATCGACGCCGCGCGCCCGGACGAGCCCACCGTATTGCGCCACCTGCGCGAAACCCACGCCGAGCTCGACACCCGCCCGCCGCTGGAGCTGTTCCACGAGGCGCAGCACCACTTCGCCGAAGGCCAGGCCCTGTACGCGCTGGGCCAGCTCGACCTGCGCGACCGCGCCACCCTCGACGACATGTTCTACGCCATCGCCAACGCCGTGCGTCCGCGCCTGCTGCCGGCGGAGCGTGCGCATCGCCAGGCGCTGGACGACCTCGATGAAAAGCTGGTCGACAAGTACTTCGTGAATTTCTCGGTCTTCGAATCGGTGCCGGACATCTGGGCCATCGACCAGATCTTCCCGATCGTGCCGATCACCCGCCTCGATGAGGAGCCGACCCGCCGCGGCGTCATCGCGGACCTGACCTGCGATTCGGACGGCCGCATCGACCACTACGTGGACGCCGAAGGCGTGGACGTCAGCCTGCCGCTGCACCGTCTGAAGGACGGTGAGTCGTATCGGATGGGTATCTTCATGGTCGGTGCCTACCAGGAGACCCTGGGCGACATCCATAACCTGTTCGGCGACACCGACGCGGTCAACGTCCGCGCCACCGGCTCCGGTTACGAATTCGCGCACATCCGTCGCGGCGACACCACTGACCTGATGCTCGACTACGTGGGCTACGACGTGAAGGCGCTGCGCCAGGCCTACACCGATCGCATCGCGGCAGCGGGCATCACCGGCGCCCACGCTGACGAACTCGCGGCGTCGCTCGACAAGGGCCTCACCGGCTACACCTACCTGGCGGAAACCACCCGATGA
- a CDS encoding NAD(P)-dependent oxidoreductase: MTLKTAFIGLGAMGAPMAGHLHAKGLLSAVGNRTQARADALARELGVQAPDLATIASTCDVIALCVSADADVIGVVEALAPTLKKGAIVVDHSTVSPETAKRAARIIGDAGGAFLDAPVSGGVEGAKNGKLSVMVGGDAATLDAARPALEAYGARITHMGVVGAGQATKAVNQVLVAGIAHAVTEGLALGEALGLDAERLIPTLGAGAAGNWFLEKRGATMLRNEFSVGFKLALLHKDLGIVRGIAADAGTDRTIIEQSLADFAQLMSEGYGDDDISALIRLKRKS; this comes from the coding sequence ATGACCCTGAAGACGGCCTTCATCGGCCTCGGTGCCATGGGCGCGCCCATGGCCGGCCACCTCCACGCGAAGGGCTTGCTCAGCGCCGTGGGCAATCGCACCCAGGCGCGCGCCGACGCGCTGGCCAGGGAGCTCGGCGTACAGGCGCCCGACCTTGCCACCATCGCCTCCACCTGCGATGTGATCGCCCTGTGCGTCAGCGCGGACGCCGACGTCATCGGCGTGGTCGAGGCGCTGGCGCCGACGCTGAAGAAGGGTGCCATCGTGGTCGACCATTCCACGGTGTCGCCCGAGACGGCGAAGCGTGCAGCGCGGATCATCGGCGACGCCGGTGGCGCATTCCTCGATGCACCGGTCTCCGGCGGCGTGGAAGGGGCCAAGAACGGCAAGCTGTCGGTGATGGTGGGCGGTGACGCCGCCACGCTCGACGCGGCGCGTCCCGCGCTGGAAGCCTACGGCGCGCGGATCACGCACATGGGCGTGGTGGGTGCGGGCCAGGCGACGAAGGCGGTGAACCAGGTGCTGGTCGCCGGTATCGCGCACGCGGTGACCGAAGGCCTTGCGCTGGGCGAGGCGCTTGGCCTCGACGCGGAGCGCCTGATCCCGACGCTGGGCGCGGGCGCCGCCGGTAACTGGTTCCTCGAGAAGCGCGGCGCGACGATGTTACGCAACGAATTCTCGGTGGGCTTCAAGCTGGCGCTGCTGCACAAGGACCTGGGCATCGTCCGCGGCATCGCCGCCGACGCGGGCACCGACCGGACGATCATCGAGCAGTCGCTGGCCGACTTCGCCCAGTTGATGTCGGAAGGGTATGGCGACGACGACATTTCGGCCTTGATCCGGCTGAAACGAAAGTCGTAA
- a CDS encoding SPOR domain-containing protein: MATRKKGKGRQAVRNSSGGMPGWGWALIGILAGALLMAFAMRGSFMPMKKDGPEPNPQATAQKGSEPGVADQAEPEKSDKPKKPSYDFYSVLSEKEVRIPDAEIHAQAKAEAQQQNQQQVAAQQQAQAAQQQQAAAAAAQQQQQVNAAAANLPKATTQTVTATPSQPAAPAAASGGSGYLLQVGAFPSAGDAEALKAKLALQGFIANVQSVKVGAQTYNRVRLGPFKSATELESTKQRLQSAGISAIALKEGS, translated from the coding sequence ATGGCGACTCGCAAGAAGGGCAAAGGCCGCCAGGCCGTCCGCAACAGCTCCGGCGGCATGCCCGGCTGGGGCTGGGCGCTGATCGGCATTCTCGCCGGCGCCCTGCTGATGGCCTTCGCGATGCGCGGCAGCTTCATGCCGATGAAGAAGGACGGCCCGGAGCCCAACCCGCAGGCCACCGCGCAGAAGGGCAGCGAGCCCGGCGTGGCCGACCAGGCGGAGCCGGAAAAGAGCGACAAGCCGAAGAAGCCGTCCTACGACTTCTACTCGGTGCTGTCGGAGAAGGAAGTGCGCATCCCGGATGCGGAGATCCACGCCCAGGCCAAGGCCGAGGCGCAGCAGCAGAACCAGCAGCAGGTTGCCGCCCAGCAGCAGGCCCAGGCCGCGCAACAGCAGCAGGCCGCCGCCGCGGCCGCGCAGCAACAGCAGCAGGTGAATGCCGCCGCGGCGAACCTGCCCAAGGCGACCACGCAGACCGTGACCGCCACCCCGTCGCAGCCGGCCGCACCCGCCGCCGCGAGTGGTGGCAGCGGTTACCTGCTGCAGGTGGGCGCGTTCCCGAGCGCGGGCGACGCGGAAGCACTGAAGGCCAAGCTGGCCCTGCAGGGTTTCATCGCCAACGTGCAGTCGGTGAAGGTCGGCGCGCAGACGTACAACCGCGTCCGCCTCGGGCCGTTCAAGTCGGCAACCGAGCTGGAGAGCACCAAGCAGCGCCTGCAGTCGGCCGGCATCAGCGCCATCGCATTGAAGGAAGGTTCCTGA